The genomic segment AGGACCACtactttcattatatattttataatatttattacgcattttgtttctttttgtcatttacataatatatttggTAGTAtacattattgtattttaaatggtaGAAAAACCTGTTTCTGACCTCAAAATAAAGTACTTTCCTTCTGTACATGACTGTGGGGACGAGCACTTCTGTGGCGTTTGGAAttcttataattaattaaaaaacaaatattgccaCATTAATGGCTCAAGAAGGTGTAATTGTTCAAATaacatattgtttcattttaaaatataaagaaattgtAATCCTAAAGTGTTTTTCAAGTGTAATATTTCTGTAAAGGCTAGGGACAGAAAAATGGACGTTTCTGTAGAATGACCCAGTAGTAGtaggctatatttatatatgtctcacacacagatatataatgtattatgtatgtattattTCGACgatccactttagacattctgctaactataagtaacttttcaactacatgtcaactaaatctcattagagtattagtagactgtagtagactgttaggttagggttcggtttagtagaataagttgacatgtagttgcaaagttacttacagtcagtAGAATATCTGTTGggaagcatcaaaataaagtgttagcagatattaagcagacagtctactagtACTCCggtactctaatgagagttattttacatgtagttgcaaagtttaggagaatgtctaaagtggactattgaaataaagtgatataatgctttgtgctttgttgctTATGATAAGACATTTATGCTTCAAGTAGCTACTCATGCATAAGACTAAATAAATCAAACGCAATACAAACTATAACCAAAGCAATACAGGAATATAAGGACATACTCCACTCGTCGCAAGGAAAGAGAGCTGTGCGCGCTCACCTGTAGAACGGTCTTAGCAGTTATCGAGGACACGATGGTGGTGCATATAAGCTCATCCTTCATCAGTCGCTGTCCCATGGTGAAAAGCATCGGAGTGGCCAGGAGAAAAGACGCGACCCACATGGCGCTGATGAGTTTCTTGGTGCGGCTCCGCGACATGATGCTCTTCGCCTTGAACGGGTGGCAGATGGCCATGAAGCGCTCCACGCTCAGGCTGGCGATATTGAACGCCGTTGCATACGAGCAGCCGTCCCGAAGAAAGTAGTAACCTTTACAAACAGCCTCCCCAAAAGCCCACGGGTGATGAACCCAGATGAAGTTGTATAACTCGATGGGCATGCAGAGGATCAAGATGAGCAGGTCGGATATGGCCAGACTCGCCAGGTGATAGTGCACCGTACTCTGGAGGTTTTGAAGAGATTTTTTCGTGAGAAGTGTGTACAGGGTGATCGAGTTCCCCAAACACCCAATTACAAACAATAGCACATAAATCACAGTGACGAAAACTTTAGAATAGATGTCTGTATTGACGTCCAGATCCTCTTCGGAGACGAGCTCCGTTTCATTGTCCAGGATTTGCTGGGATCGGTTCGCCGAAGAGAGAAGTTTCTGCGTTAAGATGCGCAAGTCTATGAAGTTGCGCCCTGATAGCGTAGTATTAACCTCCATGGTAGTCGTTAAATATCAACACATAATAACGAATGACAAATTAATAGCGCGTTCCTTGTAAAGTGTTTCACATTTGTACATTTGGTGAGCTATGCGTAAAGCTAGTGAGATACTGGTCACTGCTCTGAACTTGCTCTCACAGGTCTGTGAAAGCGAGGCGCCCAGACGCTTTTATATGATGAGGAGGCGTACGAACGCAAACCTTGAGCAATGACGCAGTGCCATTTAGCCATTGGTGTATTTTTACTGTGAGACTGAGCTACCTTGAACATATAAGAGCGTCTCAGTTCTGAGTGCTTTATTGAAATGTCCTGAATTTATATGCATAATCCAACTTGTAACAATAATTCCTGTAATTTCTACTCCACTTTACGAGTTCTCAGTGTTTTCTTCATCAGTAACCGAATTATAAATAGTCAAAAAATTCAATATTCTGTATCTACTCATCACTGCTGGTTGTCACTTTTgctccaatttttttttatactttactACTTTGTTCTGTGATAGTGACCAGCTGCCTGCACATTATAGTTTATTATATAcctatttaaaaagaaatatactGTAAGGAAATTAAATATTGAACTGAGTTTgaaaattatgaatttattattgaaattattttggtaacactttgcaatagggtgcactaatatgcattaattcatgcttaaaggattagttcacttaatgaaaattaccccaagctttactcacccttgagccatcctaggtgtttatgactttcttctttctgatgaacacaatcggagaactattaataaatatcctgacgcatctgagctttataatggtagtaagagttaccaaatgagtatgagctgaagaaaatgtttccatccacatttcaaaatgtcttttatcttcagttcatctaaggctgtggctgaagaaagttagtttgtgttcttatttctctttctttcagtgcttgttcacagcaggtgtttgaatgattgaaagaatgtttcaggaacatcatactaacctttaaataacattctatcAACATCAAGGAAACTGTACATTTTCACCGTacgttcttggaatgttacaaatcaacgttcctagaatgttgaattttaaatcaaaattaagttgaaagaacattTGAGGAACATCATACCTTATAAAAACGTTCCTGTAACGTCAAGAAAACCGGACGTTTttaatgttcccagaaccaacactgaatatttagagaacgatcttataacaaaattctgttagctggaTACACGGCAGGTGCAAACGCACGTATCTGATTCAGATctgatttatttccacatatgaatgaggcctgaaacCAATCTGTGAATATCGGAATCCATGCGCTTTTTTCCTCCTCATGTCCAATCTGTGCcacatgggaggaaaaaaatccTCCCACAGGTAATcgcacagataatcatgtgttaatgtatgactcatgaagaactaaaccattaatgaattattactgcatcagcaactaagtaatatatgaattgctattaattaaatgtgtcataatgtattaattccttaataatatattttattaactaaaagtataaattaatgtgttaattgCCACAATGGGTTGAAGCCATGTATTTCAACTTCCATTtatctgctttaattaatcattaactaatgatttgcaaatgtatcattatgttatgactttacttgttgaggcacatgactattaactaGTTGTTAAGTAATATGTCATTATGGTTTAGACATCCACACTAAGCCATGGATTTCAATTTCCAACCATCTACAACTGGGATTCCACCCTACTGGATGAACTGCCACATCCAGAACCTTGTTGTTCATGGCACAGGAATAAGTCAGGATAAGCTTGAGGTCTAGGATTCAAAGGCAGTGCACTGAGAACATGCGGCCAGGCACTGCTATTTCGTAACACTGTGTCAAGACCagataaaaacaatagaaaccATTAAAATCAGTGATAGTGATGCTACACTGGAtgcaaacacaacacaacaaaacacttcTGTTATAAAAGACAAATGGACTTGCAATAGTCATGTCCAGTGCAAACTAGTGTTGCGGCATGACTCGATAATGGTCGCGTCCAGTTCAAACACTGTGTAACAGCGGTCAGAGGTTCAGATTCTAGTGTGCTGATATTTGTGTGCAGCCCATCATACCCGTCAGATTATAGTTGCGCATATAGATTGTGTTCTGGATGGCtacttttacaattttatggGCTTTTCTCATGACACCATGACTGGTGTGTTTGGTAAGTCTAGATAACATTTGAATACTATTTGGATATACATAATGAAGgcatataaatttatttatttgacttcTGTCAGCAAGTGCTAGCGTAATTCATGACCCACACATATGAACAGTGAAAATGTTCAAAGGTGGCATTTAATTCTATACAATAACTGTCCATCATTGTAAAATGAAGTTTAATGAAGATAATGTTTTTATGGGTCAGGCCTGTCAGGAATCAGGAGGATGGATGGTGATGGATGGGACATCTGACTCTTCTCAGTGTTGTAATCTCTTTCGTCAGCTCTGTCTCTTGTCTGAAGAATAATGGTCTCTGGATGTCCTTTGATTAATAAATTTCTTCACCACCTGCCCCTAATTCTGTCTGTCGCAAGGAGGATGAAGAAAAGCCCCTTCCTAATCCTGGATCTTCATTAGATGACATTATGTAAATCACGTTTTTATGTATACCCATTTTTCACAATGCTATAGCACATCACAGCAGTTTATTGGAAATTATTTGAATTGAACGCTTCACTTATGTTAACATACAGAACATTTGAGCTAAAGCTAAGTGATGTTCTGAGTAATGCgcattaatattacaaaataacgAAACTGAAAATAGCACCATAAGTCAATATAATCTATGCTTTACCCAGTTGTATATATAagaataaagattttaaaattatgGACATTCAGTAATTGAGTTTAATtcaccaaacagttgatggtccctattgacttccatagtattttttttttttcttctccataatatggaagtcaattgggcctatcaactgtttggtcatcaacattctttaaaatatcttcttttgtgttcagcagaagaaagaaattcatacaggtttggaacaacttgggggtgagtaaatgatgacagaattttcatttttgggtgaactatacttttAATCTGGATTTAGCATTTTTGGTTGTACTTGTAGCCATCAGTTCTGACAGTTCTAATATTTACATTCTGCCATCATTttctgacagaattttcatttttgggtggactatccatTTAAGACTAAGAAAAAACAGCCTCTCTGAAAGATATCATGCTAAATTTTGTTATTCTTTATGCTTTCTTTCATTATGGCTTTCCATAAAATCATGACTCCTGAGGTTAgctctctctcctccctctcCCTATCCTCTTTGGTAATAACTTTTGTTTCCCACAATCATAAATCATGCAGAAGAAAACagatgaagagaaaacaaaccaaaccaaaaatatttaaaaaatagatgAGATGAAAACagataatgaaaaacaaacaaacaaagataccgttcattttaacatgttagttaatgtcccattcatttcattcatcatGTCCCAAGAGACTGTCTATAGCACTTTCAGTTCACTAAATCTGAATCCAGGCACTTTAGGCAGTTTATAGCTACACTTTGTGGTTTGGCTCCATTCCGTGTAGATTAATTACCATTTGGATGTAAATGTGACCCCCTTTCTCATGTTAATTAGATTTCACAGTGATCAAGTTTGTAATAATTCTCAATGGCCCACTCCtgataaccattttataatttatggcCATTATTAAAAGTAGAGTAACCCAGCAATCACTTACTGTATAGAACCAGAGCTCTTTTACACAGCAGAAACTTTGCCTGCTGTTCTAATTAATATGGCTTTGCTCCTTCACTGCTTTTACATGTGGTTGtatgtatgatttttaaaaacctCATCTTATAATGAATCAGATAGGACATTCTACTCAACTTCACATAAGTGCAGCATTCCTCTTGGCATGGATAGGAAAGCAAATAGGTGTGAAACATATTTAGCCACAAATCGAGAAGTCAACAAaagtttttctcaaattaaaaAGTGCTTAAGTAAAGTCAGTGTTGTAGTATTTGAGACTCAGACTCGGTCTCGAGACCATTGTAACggtcttggtcttgtcatgGACTCGTGTGCATATTGACTCGGAATTGACTCGTACTCGTACATATTAGGACTCGGACTCATTCCCGAGACCACTCGAGtcccattcaaaatatttcatgacTATTACTGTATGTTAATGTTTGGGGGCAAAGAGCAATGATAATATTGtggtcaataaaacaaaatgcatttgaattataattaacatgacAATGTGTACAATAGTAACGAATCGCTCAAAAGTCGGAAAATTCCTAATATTTTTACACATCCGTCAGTGTGAAGCGTTGCCATAACGCGTTGCTATGGGTTGCGTGCGTGTGCGACTGACTGATTTTCTACAGTCTGTTCGAAACCTCTCTCGAGCCATATATGGTTGTTTCTCTGAGTGCCTATGGCTCGAccgaagaaaaaaataaaccaaacaattttttaaacgttttttcccCCATCAATAATCAAAGCTAGCGTGtcgatttaattaaaaatctatttattacatattttaaaatattacataattcacCAATGCCGGTTTGTCATGTATAACACCCCAACCAACCGGATCTGGCACAAGTTCAAATTTCATTGGACAACGTGAAGTGGAAATTACATGGACAGACGATTTCTGCTGTTTGTctcattttataaattaaattgcaTCGCTGACAAAATGGATGTTAACTGACCACAAAGCGAAAAGTCGCATTAATGGTAAGTAGTGTTCAGTTCATTTAGTGTTGATATACACCGTTTGCTATTTGATGAAACTATCGTAGTTAATGAAGCCAAAGTGCCACCTACAGGCCTATTATGTGAAGTGTAGGCTGGCGAAATGGTGACGTGAAAGGactttattatattacaatttttgataattattagcTTATGTGGCATTATGAaacaagtctcttatgctcatcaagcctgcatttatcttatcaaaaacagcaatatatattttaaaaatattattacaatttaaaataatggttttctatttgaatatactttactgatgcaaagctgaattttcagcatcattactccagtcttcagtgtcacatgagatccttcagcaatcattctaatatgctgattaattTTCAAAGTTGGAAagtggaaacagttgtgctgcttatttttttataacatgcTGTGATCCTTTTTTTAGTCGATTGatttaaaatctttaatttaaaaatgttaaaaataacagcatttattcaaaatagaaatcttttctaacaaattACCTTTACTGTGTGGCCTTTTTACCCTTAactgataatattttttaaaccaaTATCACtctaagtaaataaaatacaatgtacATGCCATGGTATATTTGATGAGTATGCTGCCAATTTTATTGTTTCCACCAAACATTTACATATTCTTTTAGGTCTTTAGATTTCTTTAGGGCTTGCCTCAGACCCAACCTTATGTGAACTTGAACTTGTCTTGGACTCCAACCTCTCTGGTCTCGGTCTCGACTCGGACTCGACTCGGACTCGACCCTCTCTGGTCTCGGTCTTGACTCGAACTCGAATGAgctggtcttgactacaacactgAGTAAAGTGTTCTCACAGTAGGTCCCATCATTAAGATTCAAATCTCAAATCTCTTCAAAACATCCGACTCAGGCTTTGAGAATTGTTGACTGCTTGAACATTTGTCACTGCCTCTCCAGCATGTCATTTTATTGGTTATAACTGAGTTGAAAGGAAGGTTCCCAAATGGGAGCTCTGTAATTTCCTCCTGAAGTGGCATGCACCATTGAAATGTTTTCTGAGTCTAATATGGCATGCAGGCATATTGGATCCTATTACTGATCTGTAAATAAGAGTGTCATGCAGTGTATGACCGTTCTCATGCTCTATAGGGGCGGTTTCCCAGAC from the Ctenopharyngodon idella isolate HZGC_01 chromosome 22, HZGC01, whole genome shotgun sequence genome contains:
- the ntsr1 gene encoding neurotensin receptor type 1, with the protein product MEVNTTLSGRNFIDLRILTQKLLSSANRSQQILDNETELVSEEDLDVNTDIYSKVFVTVIYVLLFVIGCLGNSITLYTLLTKKSLQNLQSTVHYHLASLAISDLLILILCMPIELYNFIWVHHPWAFGEAVCKGYYFLRDGCSYATAFNIASLSVERFMAICHPFKAKSIMSRSRTKKLISAMWVASFLLATPMLFTMGQRLMKDELICTTIVSSITAKTVLQVNAFLSFVVPMALISVLNGVIASQLLRMFRESAQDNRICIIGGNATMLSVAVEPNRAQSMRHGVMVLRAVVIAFVVCWLPYHARRLMYCYVTEWTHALFDFYHYFYMVTNVLFYVSSAINPILYNLVSANYRQIFFSTLRYLILPCRHDKQKRVLTRHSISICSNQTFSTNVIKETIY